A stretch of Anaeromyxobacter dehalogenans 2CP-1 DNA encodes these proteins:
- a CDS encoding enoyl-CoA hydratase/isomerase family protein produces the protein MNDALVRTRKEGRIGWITLHRPEAMNTFIVAFADQLDQALRRMEDDPEVTVVVVDAAGKHYCTGIALEQFTPRTQREYRELLHRIDAFYRTLARMRTVTIAAVQGYAVANGAGLAFACDLTVAADTARFGTTAINVGLICLGPAAAMARLVGRKKAAELLLTGELVSAADALALGLVNRVVPEASLADEALKLAQKLAAKSPLALRIGKEGLNRLPDLPALERIDLADDLFATLAATQDAVEGVSAFLEKRAPTWKER, from the coding sequence ATGAACGACGCGCTCGTCAGGACCAGGAAGGAAGGCCGGATCGGCTGGATCACGCTCCACCGGCCGGAGGCGATGAACACCTTCATCGTCGCGTTCGCCGACCAGCTCGACCAGGCGCTGCGGCGGATGGAGGACGATCCGGAGGTGACGGTCGTCGTCGTGGACGCGGCGGGGAAGCACTACTGCACCGGGATCGCGCTCGAGCAGTTCACGCCGCGGACGCAACGCGAGTACCGCGAGCTCCTCCACCGGATCGACGCGTTCTACCGGACCCTCGCGCGGATGCGGACGGTGACGATCGCGGCGGTGCAGGGCTACGCGGTGGCGAACGGCGCCGGGCTCGCGTTCGCCTGCGACCTCACCGTCGCGGCGGACACGGCGCGGTTCGGCACCACCGCCATCAACGTCGGCCTCATCTGCCTCGGCCCCGCGGCGGCGATGGCGCGGCTCGTCGGGCGGAAGAAGGCGGCGGAGCTGCTGCTGACGGGCGAGCTGGTGAGCGCGGCGGACGCGCTGGCGCTCGGCCTCGTGAACCGGGTCGTGCCGGAGGCGTCGCTCGCGGACGAGGCGCTGAAGCTCGCGCAGAAGCTCGCCGCGAAGAGCCCGCTCGCGCTGCGCATCGGCAAGGAGGGCCTGAACCGGCTGCCGGACCTGCCCGCGCTCGAGCGCATCGACCTCGCCGACGATCTGTTCGCCACGCTCGCCGCCACCCAGGACGCGGTGGAGGGCGTGAGCGCGTTCCTGGAGAAGCGTGCGCCCACCTGGAAGGAGCGCTAG
- a CDS encoding ATP-binding protein, translating to MELLRARTELTAAWQAFLVDGRLPPRIRPEIRRSWLRVREEARVDPRLRASPLAVGPEDVVARGEGDDAARIAAGVVAHYAERLRDGGHVVAYFDADGVMLACDGDPRTRRALDRVNFAPGACWAEGVTGTNAPGTALVEGRPLEVFAAEHFVEVLQPWTCASAPVRLGGRVVGAVDITSPWTAHHASLLPTAEAVAQVIEGRLEAEAARAHADLMMHVAGSALHARDDFLTVASHELKTPLTPLRAKLQAVQRLLDRTEGELDPARLRASLRGADAQVGRVVAVVERLLDGARLLRDPIRPAPEPVDLGELVRGAVERRRDDLQRQGCHPTVTVVGEVTGCWDPALLDQALERLLSNAARYAPGPVEIEVAWDGPSARVLVRDHGPGILPDDRERIFLPYERAVSCRNSAGLGLGLHAVRAIAAAHGGTVHVERAPGHGSTFVLALPRVASPR from the coding sequence ATGGAGCTCTTGCGCGCACGAACCGAGCTGACGGCGGCCTGGCAGGCGTTCCTCGTGGACGGACGGCTGCCGCCGCGGATCCGTCCCGAGATCCGCCGCTCGTGGCTCCGGGTCCGCGAGGAGGCGCGCGTGGACCCGCGGCTGCGCGCCTCCCCGCTCGCGGTCGGGCCCGAGGACGTGGTCGCGCGCGGCGAGGGCGACGACGCCGCCCGGATCGCCGCCGGCGTGGTGGCGCACTACGCCGAGCGGCTGCGCGACGGCGGGCACGTCGTCGCCTACTTCGACGCGGACGGGGTGATGCTGGCGTGCGACGGCGACCCGCGGACGCGGCGCGCGCTCGACCGGGTGAACTTCGCGCCCGGCGCGTGCTGGGCGGAGGGCGTCACGGGCACGAACGCGCCTGGCACCGCGCTCGTGGAGGGGCGGCCGCTGGAGGTGTTCGCCGCGGAGCACTTCGTGGAGGTGCTGCAACCCTGGACCTGCGCGAGCGCGCCGGTCCGGCTGGGCGGGCGCGTCGTGGGCGCGGTCGACATCACCTCGCCCTGGACCGCCCATCACGCGTCGCTGCTGCCGACCGCCGAGGCGGTGGCCCAGGTCATCGAGGGCCGGCTCGAGGCCGAGGCGGCGCGGGCGCACGCCGACCTCATGATGCACGTGGCCGGCAGCGCGCTCCACGCGCGCGACGACTTCCTGACGGTGGCCTCCCACGAGCTGAAGACGCCGCTCACGCCGCTCCGCGCGAAGCTGCAGGCGGTGCAGCGCCTGCTCGATCGGACCGAGGGCGAGCTGGATCCGGCCCGCCTCCGCGCGAGCCTGCGTGGCGCCGACGCGCAGGTGGGCCGCGTGGTTGCGGTCGTGGAGCGGCTGCTCGACGGCGCGCGCCTGCTGCGGGATCCGATCCGTCCGGCGCCGGAGCCCGTCGATCTCGGCGAGCTGGTGCGCGGCGCGGTGGAGCGGCGGCGCGACGACCTGCAGCGCCAGGGCTGCCATCCCACCGTGACGGTCGTGGGCGAGGTGACCGGCTGCTGGGATCCGGCGCTCCTCGACCAGGCGCTCGAGCGGCTCCTCTCGAACGCCGCCCGCTACGCGCCCGGGCCCGTCGAGATCGAGGTGGCCTGGGACGGCCCGTCCGCGCGCGTGCTGGTCCGCGATCACGGCCCCGGGATCCTCCCGGACGATCGCGAGCGAATCTTCCTCCCCTACGAGCGCGCGGTGTCGTGCCGGAACTCGGCCGGCCTCGGCCTGGGCCTGCACGCGGTCCGCGCCATCGCGGCCGCGCACGGCGGGACCGTCCACGTGGAGCGCGCGCCGGGCCACGGCAGCACCTTCGTGCTCGCGCTCCCCCGCGTGGCCTCGCCGCGGTGA